The following are encoded in a window of Brevibacillus ruminantium genomic DNA:
- a CDS encoding winged helix-turn-helix domain-containing protein — protein sequence MLQFDDGSYQVSWGSECITLLPKEYVLFHFLFHHRNQAFRREELLDRVWGLEMPTDRTVDDHVYRLRKKLQAWQHLLAIDTVRGFGYRLTWKESRRPNLLEDNPEFASHAKQLFQTYHGLGMGAAMQTLSANKDVLGFSIDPFYEVYLRFVSGDFGWFLKAEDVPLEDRLFYLVHLYLLIEEDKGKAIALCQKVLSEQEKLPGLWGVELEINLITLYVTAERWQEAAVQMEKVEKLVAEIRSHSYTLTYLFQTIFYLLSKRELSPTREKLEEAKKLLAEKPMQREQGTLLVLEGMLCYLQGDRSNARRLLDEGVEVLQETRFVPHYLYAVYKIEHFFRSFSGDSVWQAKYQKEWARLKEKYQFLTLHRQLEKRLGLQS from the coding sequence ATGCTCCAATTTGATGATGGCTCCTATCAAGTAAGCTGGGGCAGCGAATGTATCACACTTTTGCCTAAGGAATATGTCCTCTTCCATTTCCTCTTTCATCATCGGAACCAGGCTTTTCGCCGGGAGGAACTGCTGGATCGTGTCTGGGGACTGGAAATGCCGACCGATCGCACGGTAGATGATCATGTGTATCGCCTGCGAAAGAAACTGCAAGCTTGGCAGCATTTGCTTGCGATTGACACGGTACGGGGGTTTGGCTACCGGCTCACCTGGAAAGAAAGCCGGCGGCCCAATCTGCTGGAGGATAATCCCGAGTTTGCTTCCCATGCCAAGCAGCTCTTCCAGACCTATCATGGACTGGGCATGGGTGCAGCCATGCAGACCCTCTCCGCCAACAAAGACGTCCTTGGCTTTTCCATCGATCCGTTTTACGAGGTGTACCTGCGCTTTGTTTCAGGTGACTTTGGATGGTTCTTGAAAGCGGAGGATGTCCCATTGGAGGATCGACTCTTTTATCTGGTCCATCTCTACCTTTTGATAGAAGAAGATAAGGGAAAAGCCATTGCACTCTGTCAAAAAGTTTTGAGCGAACAGGAGAAGCTCCCGGGATTGTGGGGGGTCGAACTGGAAATCAATCTGATCACCTTGTATGTAACGGCTGAACGGTGGCAGGAAGCGGCTGTCCAAATGGAAAAGGTGGAAAAGCTGGTTGCCGAGATCCGCTCGCACAGCTATACGCTCACGTACCTCTTCCAAACTATTTTCTACCTGCTGAGCAAGCGTGAACTCTCCCCTACCCGAGAGAAGCTGGAGGAAGCAAAAAAGCTGCTGGCCGAAAAGCCGATGCAGCGGGAACAGGGCACGCTCCTTGTGCTGGAGGGGATGCTCTGTTATTTGCAGGGGGACCGCTCTAACGCCAGACGCCTGCTGGACGAAGGAGTCGAGGTGCTCCAGGAAACGAGATTCGTACCTCACTACCTCTATGCAGTATACAAAATTGAACACTTTTTCCGAAGCTTTTCGGGTGACAGTGTCTGGCAAGCCAAATACCAAAAGGAATGGGCTAGACTCAAGGAGAAATATCAGTTCCTGACTCTTCACAGGCAGCTGGAGAAACGTTTGGGTTTGCAAAGCTGA
- a CDS encoding PilZ domain-containing protein: MESFLQIKKGKQLFEGNVTYEEGDLIEVVFPDDLEVSVGDQLPCLLTDNYETISNFEAVVLAKEKNRVFLFHSPTVVEYREQRRRYPRFDVNLSAWVQCKLTSAHGRLPLHAQRVQLTNLSLGGLALRTEKQLACENKFILSTELYGRGRSDGAIQVEVQVIHQRMEKDTYHYGCKIVGIQSRYFHTLRKYILERQLEERRHSHL; the protein is encoded by the coding sequence ATGGAAAGCTTCTTGCAGATAAAAAAAGGGAAGCAATTGTTTGAAGGCAATGTCACCTATGAAGAGGGCGACTTGATTGAAGTCGTCTTCCCGGATGATTTGGAAGTCTCGGTTGGCGACCAGTTGCCCTGTTTGTTAACCGATAATTACGAGACGATCAGTAATTTTGAAGCGGTTGTGCTGGCCAAAGAAAAAAATCGCGTATTTCTTTTCCACTCCCCAACCGTTGTTGAATACCGTGAACAGCGGCGACGTTATCCTCGCTTTGATGTCAATCTGTCCGCCTGGGTTCAGTGCAAATTGACTTCCGCTCATGGACGTTTGCCCCTCCATGCCCAGCGCGTGCAATTGACCAATCTGAGTCTGGGAGGATTGGCGCTTAGAACTGAGAAGCAGCTTGCCTGTGAAAACAAGTTCATTTTGTCCACAGAGCTTTACGGCCGCGGCCGGTCGGACGGCGCGATACAGGTGGAGGTTCAGGTGATCCACCAGCGTATGGAAAAAGACACCTACCATTACGGCTGCAAGATTGTCGGGATACAGTCCCGTTATTTCCATACGCTGCGCAAATACATCCTGGAGCGGCAGTTGGAGGAACGCCGCCATTCACATCTCTAG
- a CDS encoding MFS transporter gives MTLLQNRVFAKMFAAYGLSTLGDWFDFIAVSMLLGFVWHAEPMMLALLPLAYALPSVLLSQFAGMAADRSNKLRVMILTDLIRAALTVLLIFAPNAWWLLALVFVRSTAEIFYTPAHQSLTRQVVPEDQLLQAASLNGTVFQSGKLIGPLLGGSLAALASPALCLLINAFSFVLSAVCLLMIDKGSVRETASEQQQETAAGQAEKQSWLQSWMEGWRILLKNRILLASTLFSLLALAAIQLIDAQFVTILREKAPDRPELLGYLISAIGVGALLAVSVMSRFSEINAYGWVLGGGVLLIGIMVSGAGLYQPGSSILLLLAAAFLGGIGTGLTTVCSSYLRQKETPREAIGRVTGILDSLSSSIFIIAPLLGGLLVQTWGASLSFQWIGLLIGGIGGSGILLQKLIRRSTQEKRLLEM, from the coding sequence ATGACGCTTTTACAAAATCGGGTATTTGCCAAAATGTTTGCCGCTTACGGCTTATCCACTCTCGGCGACTGGTTTGACTTCATCGCCGTATCCATGCTGCTTGGTTTTGTGTGGCATGCCGAGCCCATGATGCTTGCCCTGCTGCCGCTCGCCTACGCACTGCCGAGTGTCCTGTTGAGCCAATTCGCCGGAATGGCTGCAGACCGCAGCAACAAGCTTCGGGTGATGATTCTGACCGACCTGATTCGGGCCGCTTTGACCGTCCTGCTTATCTTTGCCCCAAATGCGTGGTGGCTGCTTGCCCTGGTGTTTGTTCGTTCTACTGCAGAGATTTTTTATACGCCTGCGCATCAATCCTTGACCAGGCAGGTCGTTCCAGAGGACCAGTTGCTTCAGGCCGCTTCTTTGAACGGAACCGTCTTTCAATCGGGCAAGCTGATTGGTCCGCTCCTGGGTGGAAGCCTTGCAGCCTTGGCTTCCCCTGCGCTGTGCCTTTTGATCAATGCCTTTAGCTTTGTGCTGTCAGCGGTCTGTCTCCTCATGATCGACAAAGGCTCCGTACGCGAAACTGCGTCGGAGCAGCAGCAAGAGACAGCAGCAGGCCAAGCGGAAAAACAAAGCTGGCTGCAGTCCTGGATGGAGGGCTGGCGTATTCTTTTAAAAAACCGGATCCTGCTGGCCAGCACACTGTTTTCGCTGCTCGCTTTGGCAGCGATTCAGCTGATCGATGCCCAGTTTGTCACGATTCTTCGCGAAAAGGCGCCTGATCGGCCTGAGCTTTTGGGTTATCTGATCAGTGCGATCGGGGTCGGTGCTTTGCTGGCTGTGAGCGTGATGTCTCGCTTCAGCGAGATCAACGCTTATGGCTGGGTACTGGGAGGCGGGGTGTTGTTGATCGGTATCATGGTTTCAGGGGCGGGCCTGTATCAGCCGGGTTCCAGCATACTTTTGCTGCTGGCTGCGGCCTTTCTTGGAGGAATCGGTACAGGGTTGACTACCGTTTGTTCCAGCTATCTTCGCCAGAAGGAAACACCCAGGGAAGCGATCGGGCGGGTCACTGGCATACTTGATTCACTAAGCAGTTCCATTTTTATTATCGCCCCGCTGCTGGGGGGACTGTTGGTTCAAACATGGGGTGCCAGCCTGAGCTTTCAATGGATCGGGCTGCTCATCGGTGGAATCGGCGGCAGTGGTATCTTGCTCCAGAAGCTGATCCGGAGAAGTACGCAAGAAAAAAGACTGCTAGAGATGTGA
- a CDS encoding tetraprenyl-beta-curcumene synthase family protein, whose product MRELRHPWQLLYRMYRHVQPILEKDFSAWYERAQRIDDPELRKQAMASMESKKFHCQGGSVYAAQVIPHAEVIVPLIVAYQTISDYLDNLCDRSTSLDPVDFRQLHRSMQDALTPGAPLQEYYQYRDEKNDSGFLGELVLACQRYTAQLPGYDKIKPHVLRLSCLYSDLQVYKHIAHDQREARLLAWWDEHKEENEGLYWQEFAAVTGSTINIFALFCMATEKDLREEEIAAVNDAYFPWISGLHILLDYLIDMEEDRLGGDLNFVSYYHSEQEATERLQYFIKQAKASVERLPNPAFHRMIVDGLVAFYLVDRKVNRNQPRIYTIARQLLKQAKGLPSVLFYVNSLLVRR is encoded by the coding sequence GTGAGGGAGCTACGTCATCCATGGCAATTGCTTTATCGGATGTATCGCCATGTGCAACCGATTTTGGAAAAGGACTTCAGTGCCTGGTACGAGCGGGCGCAAAGGATTGACGATCCGGAATTGCGAAAACAGGCGATGGCCAGTATGGAGAGCAAAAAGTTTCACTGCCAGGGAGGATCGGTATACGCAGCACAAGTCATTCCTCACGCAGAAGTGATTGTGCCGCTGATCGTTGCCTATCAAACGATCAGCGATTATCTGGATAATCTGTGCGACCGCAGTACTTCGCTTGATCCGGTCGATTTCCGCCAATTACATAGATCCATGCAGGATGCGCTTACCCCAGGGGCTCCGCTCCAAGAATATTACCAGTACCGGGATGAGAAAAATGACAGTGGTTTCTTGGGGGAGCTGGTTTTGGCCTGTCAGCGGTATACCGCTCAATTGCCCGGGTATGACAAAATCAAGCCGCATGTGTTGAGACTCTCCTGTCTCTACAGTGATTTGCAGGTGTACAAGCACATCGCTCATGACCAGCGGGAAGCCCGTCTGCTCGCGTGGTGGGACGAGCACAAGGAAGAGAACGAGGGATTGTACTGGCAGGAGTTCGCTGCGGTTACGGGTTCGACGATCAACATATTTGCCTTGTTCTGCATGGCTACCGAGAAAGATCTGCGGGAGGAAGAGATTGCCGCAGTGAATGATGCCTACTTTCCGTGGATCAGCGGACTGCATATATTGCTGGACTACCTGATTGATATGGAAGAGGACAGGCTTGGCGGAGATTTAAACTTCGTCAGCTACTACCACTCGGAGCAAGAGGCGACTGAGCGCTTGCAGTACTTTATCAAACAAGCAAAGGCAAGCGTAGAACGCTTGCCCAATCCGGCTTTTCACCGTATGATTGTGGATGGTCTGGTGGCCTTTTATCTGGTGGACCGCAAAGTGAATCGCAACCAGCCTCGCATTTATACCATTGCGAGACAACTTTTGAAGCAGGCCAAAGGATTGCCGTCTGTGTTGTTTTACGTAAATAGTCTGCTCGTGAGACGGTAG
- a CDS encoding DUF5325 family protein, which produces MNRYQCVTLALAFGVAACLIGVGVAIGERSSLGVIGGILGACALMGYGFSYKRKHMR; this is translated from the coding sequence ATGAATCGATATCAATGTGTTACATTGGCTCTGGCCTTTGGTGTGGCTGCCTGCCTCATCGGAGTCGGTGTCGCGATCGGTGAGCGAAGCTCGCTAGGTGTCATCGGTGGAATCCTCGGCGCCTGTGCCTTAATGGGGTACGGATTCTCATACAAACGAAAACACATGCGCTAA
- a CDS encoding sigma-54 interaction domain-containing protein — translation MKPLFSLHDTIACFAEPIDPAAVSIRPNEALGVLRAEDQEAKVLVLPEGTTLSDAGKSIQAAAAQYRASMDVITVDAKGHVTGIIESHRLLAAYMAIAANQDILLQTLLDTMSEAITIVDTDNIVQYWNPAAEKIYEIERSQVVGTRLDVHFASESIRLLDALKKGESVYRVYHIPRPDRHVLINAAPILQDDHIIGAISIEQDITELVRLNDELAHTTAHLHNLQQEMSRFHPADDPFFPIKGHSSQIQAAIQAARKVAQTDATVLIDGESGVGKELFAQAIHQASRRRDKPFIAINCGAIPAALFESELFGYQGGAFTGAEKKGKPGKLELAHGGTLFLDEIGELSLELQVKLLRALQERQFYRVGGTEPITVNTRIVSATNRHLEQMVKDGLFREDLYYRLNVFTLEIPPLRERREDIPELVQIFLHEYAIAHEHPVPRIAPEVMQALYDYHWPGNIRQLRNVIERLSILQEGGLIRYEQLPSAIRQQQEEAGPSSHPASTESRILTSHSFGLSAASSAHAEIEQEQIRAALERTYGNKKAAAALLGFSRGTLYNKMKKYGI, via the coding sequence TTGAAACCGTTATTTTCACTCCACGATACGATTGCCTGTTTTGCCGAACCCATCGACCCTGCTGCTGTCAGTATACGGCCGAATGAAGCGCTGGGTGTGCTCCGGGCCGAAGATCAGGAGGCCAAGGTACTGGTATTGCCTGAAGGCACAACGCTGTCTGATGCCGGCAAGTCGATCCAGGCAGCAGCTGCCCAATATCGAGCGTCGATGGACGTGATTACCGTCGATGCCAAGGGCCATGTGACGGGGATCATTGAATCTCATCGTCTGCTTGCTGCCTATATGGCGATTGCCGCCAACCAGGATATTCTGCTTCAGACCTTGCTGGATACGATGAGTGAAGCGATTACGATTGTGGATACTGACAATATCGTGCAGTACTGGAACCCGGCTGCGGAAAAAATCTACGAAATCGAGCGCAGCCAGGTCGTCGGCACGCGTTTGGACGTACATTTTGCCAGCGAGTCTATCCGTCTTTTAGATGCCTTGAAAAAGGGAGAGTCTGTGTACAGGGTCTACCATATCCCTCGGCCGGATCGCCATGTGCTGATCAATGCCGCGCCGATTCTACAGGACGATCACATCATCGGCGCGATTTCGATTGAGCAGGATATTACCGAGCTGGTCCGCCTGAACGATGAGTTGGCGCACACGACCGCCCATCTGCACAATCTGCAGCAGGAGATGAGTCGCTTCCACCCCGCTGATGATCCGTTTTTTCCGATCAAAGGGCACTCCTCCCAGATCCAGGCAGCCATCCAGGCGGCACGCAAAGTAGCCCAGACCGATGCCACCGTGCTGATCGACGGGGAGAGCGGCGTGGGAAAAGAGCTGTTCGCCCAAGCCATCCACCAGGCAAGCAGGCGCCGGGACAAGCCGTTTATCGCGATCAACTGCGGAGCGATTCCCGCGGCCCTGTTCGAGAGCGAGCTGTTTGGCTATCAGGGCGGCGCCTTCACCGGAGCAGAGAAAAAAGGAAAGCCGGGTAAACTGGAGCTTGCCCATGGCGGCACGCTGTTTCTCGATGAAATCGGGGAGCTGTCCCTGGAGCTGCAGGTAAAGCTTCTGAGGGCCTTGCAGGAGCGCCAGTTTTACCGCGTAGGCGGTACCGAGCCGATCACCGTCAACACCCGGATTGTCTCCGCGACCAACCGCCATCTGGAACAGATGGTCAAAGACGGCCTTTTTCGCGAGGATCTGTACTACCGGTTAAACGTCTTTACCCTGGAAATTCCGCCGCTGCGTGAACGGCGCGAGGATATTCCCGAGCTGGTGCAAATTTTTCTGCATGAGTACGCGATCGCCCATGAGCATCCGGTACCGCGGATCGCCCCCGAGGTGATGCAGGCTTTGTACGACTATCACTGGCCAGGCAATATCAGGCAGCTGCGAAACGTGATCGAACGCCTCTCCATCCTGCAGGAAGGGGGCCTGATCCGATACGAACAGCTTCCGTCCGCCATCCGGCAGCAGCAGGAAGAGGCTGGCCCATCTTCCCACCCTGCGTCCACCGAATCGCGCATCCTTACCAGCCATTCCTTTGGCCTATCGGCTGCAAGCAGCGCACATGCCGAAATCGAGCAGGAGCAGATTCGGGCTGCACTGGAGCGCACCTACGGAAACAAAAAAGCAGCGGCGGCCCTTTTGGGATTTTCACGGGGAACTTTGTACAATAAAATGAAAAAATATGGAATCTGA